The sequence below is a genomic window from Micromonospora aurantiaca ATCC 27029.
GTGCTCGGCGAGCAGCCCGAGGAGGGCGTGGTCGCGGGGGACGATGCGACCGAACACCGCGAGCGGATCCGGGCTGCTGGAGGCAGGAGGAACACGGGAGTACACGACGTTTGCTCCTAGGCAGGATGGGGCTCCCCTCCCGATCGGGAGGGGTGTCTGGGCAGGGGGAGGTCGGTGCGGAGGGCCTGTCAGGGGCGTGTGCGGCACTGACAGCCCAGGTCAACACTGTGCTGCGGATGTCCGACGGTCACCGGTGACGATCCCGCTGGCGAGCCGGTGCGCGACCCGGGCGACGCCACCGCCTGACAGACTCCTCAGCTGCGGTCGCCCTTCGGACGGGAGCGCCGCTTGTCGTCGGGCTTGCGGCTGAGCCGTTCGACGAGGTCGTCGACGGCGCTGGTGTCCTGGCTCGGTACCGCCGCGGCGGCGGCCTGGCGGATGGCGGTCGCCTCGCCGACTACCGGCCTCGGAGGCCGGGTCTTCATGGTGAACGCGGGCGTCTGCCGTCCGTTGACCACGAGGCGCGCGGCGGCGGTGTACGCGTCGAGGTGGGCCAGGTCGTGCTCGCCCAGTTCCGGCAGGGTGTGCCGGGCGAGCTGCCTGGCGTCCTCCGGCGCCACGGTGAAGTACACCTTGTTGCGGGCGTTGGCCGACGCCGCTGCCAGGAGGTCGCGGGGAAACTGGGCCAGGTCCTGGTGGGCGAGCACGAGCGACAGCCGGTACTTGCGGGCCTCGGCGAGCATCGTGTCCAGGCTGTTGGCCAAGGTCAGGAAGTTCTGGGCCTCGTCGATGATGAGGCTGGCGTCGCGGCGCCGGTCGGGAGCGACGCCGGCGCGGGCGGTGGCGGCCTGCCACACCTGCGCAAGGACGAGGGAGCCAAGCAGCCGGCTGGTGTCCTCGCCGAGCACGCCCTTGGGGATGCGGACGAGCAGCACCCCGCCGTCGAGCACGCGGCCCATGTCGAAGCTCGAGCGGGGGTAGCGCATGGTGCGTTTGACGAAGTCGCGCAGCAGGAACGCTCGCAGCCGGGCGAGGACCGGTCCGATGACCTGAGAGCGGAGGCTGTCGTTGAGGCTGTCGTACCACTGCCAGAAGCCGCTGAGCCCGGCCGGGTCGTCGAGGTCCACGGTCATCGCGGAGCGGAACTGGGGGCTGTTGAGTAGCGGAGGGATGTGTTGCAGGGTGACGTTGTTGTGGCGTAGCAGGGTCAGACAGGCCACCCGCATGACGTCGTCCATCCGCGGTCCCCACGCCTTGGCGAAGATGTTCCCGAAGATCGACACCAGGTTGTCGACCACCAGGTCGGGGTCGTCGCCTTCGAGGGGGTTCAGCGTCGGCGGGTTGTCCTGGTCGGGGTCGAACAGCACGACGCGGTCGGCGACGGTGGCGGGGAGCCGGTCGAGGATGTCCAGGACGAGGTCGCCGTGCGGGTCGATGACGACGGTGCCGCGGCCGGCCTTGATGTCGTCGAGGGCCATGTTGACCAGCAGGGTGGTCTTGCCGGAGCCCGTGGAGCCGATCACATGCATGTGATACCTCGCGTCCGGCACCGACAGCCCCACGCTGTGGCCGCCGATTTCGGCGTCGCCGAGCATCTTCACCCCACGCCCGCCGCCGGGGACGGCGACCGGCGCCGGCATCGACGCGGCCCGCGCGCGGTCGAGGCCGGGCACGGCGAGATCTTGTGGCAGGGCGGCCAGCGCGGCGAGTTCCGGGGCGGAGGTCAGGAATCCGGGGCCGAGCCGGCGGGCGGCCAGCACAGCCACCGCGGCGGGCATGCGGGCGCGGTGGGTGAGCCGGTTGCGGCCGGTGTGGATGGCGAACGCCGAGGCGATCGTGTCCGCGATGCCCCGCAGCCGGCCCCGCGGGTCGGCGCCGGGCCGCCGGCTGGTGCTGGCGACCGCGTACCGGATGCCGGTCTGCCACAGCGGGTGCGCTGTCTTATCCAGGATCGCCCGGACGTCGCGGTCGACGGTGGGATCCCGACGGGCGGCGGGCGCCGCGGTGCGGCCGGTGCCGCCGCTGCCGGCCAGGAACGCCTCCAGCAGCCACAGCACCGGCGCAGCCGGGTTGATCGCCGGCACGGCGCTCTTGCCGGCCCGCAGCCGCCCGGCCGCGCGGCGGGCCCGCGCCGCCCGCCGGGGGGTGGCCGGGCGGGCGAGGATCTGCACGCACGCGTGCTCGCCGGGTGTGAGCTGCGCGCCGGCCGCCATCAGCGGGCGCAGCGGGTCGGTGTCGTGGTCGGTGGCCAGCGGCAGCCACTCCGCGTACACGGGCAGCAGGTGCCCACCCGCCGCGGGACGCGCGTCCAGGGGAATGGGCGGTGGCGGGCTGTCGTCGGTGGTGGTGGCCGCGCCGGGCCACGCCGCCCGCACCGCGGCCTCGACCGCACCGGGCGGAACGCTGCCGGGCACCCAGATCGAGATGAGCAGTTGCCGGCCGGTCCACGTGTACTGCCACACGACGTGCGGGGCGCCGTGGAGCAGGCGCCGCCGCCGCGACGGGGTCAGCACGCCGGCCAGGTTCGCCCACAACGCTGGCGCGCTGTGCGGATCGACCTCCGGCGGCGGCGCGATCGTCACCAGCCGCGCGCCGCGGGCGTGGTGGCGGTGCCGCCACATCTCGACCAGGTTGCGGGCCGCGATCCACGCGATCAGCAGAGCGGCGGCGACAGCCGCCAGCCACGGCCGCTGTGTGGCCCACACGGCGGCGTCGACCAGCGCCGACGCGGGTCCGGTGGGGGGCGGGATAGGATCGGCGCCCGGGCCGATGGTGGGGCCGGGCGCCGGTGACAGGAGCACTGCTCTGAAGGCTTCGGTCGGTGGTGTCACAGGTCGTCCTCCTCCTCGTCGAGGTCGTCCAGCTCGGCCGGGTCGGTGGTGCACAGGGCGTGCTCGGCATCGGAGGAGATCGACTCGAAGCTGGTCCTGCTCACCCCGGAGATCAACAAGCCGTGGCCGCGGCGGGCCGCCAGCAGCAGCCGCCGCTCGCCGTCGGTGAGCCCGAACGCCTCGCCGACGGCGTCGATGGCCTGCGGCGCCTGCCGCAGCAGCACCTGCGTGGCGGCGTTGGACACCACGGCCTGGCCGAGGTCGGTGCCCAGCACGTCGGCGGCGTCCTGGGTGATGACGGTCAGCCCGGCGTTGCGCTTGCGTGCCGCCTTCGACATGCGGAACAGGAAGCGGGCGCCCTCGCCGTCGCGCATCAGCAGCCACGCCTCGTCGACCACCACGAGCCTCCGCCGTGACGGGCGGTGCGGGGCGTCGACCGTGCGCCAGATCGCGTCGAGGGCGAGCAGGGTGCCGACGGTGCGCAGTTCATCGGGCAGGTGCCGCAGCGACCACACGACCAGGTGTCCGACCGGGGCCTGGGTGGTCGGTGCGTCGAACAGGTCGGCGAAGCTGCCCTGCACCCACGGCGCGAGCCGGGCGGCCAGCGTCGCGGCGGCCGGGTCGTCGTCGGCGCGCAGTGTTTCGGCCAGGTCGCGCAGCAGCGGCGCGGGCCGGTGGTGGGTGGCCGGGTCCGCGGTGATGCCGGCGGCCCGATAAGTGGCGAGGATCGCCCGGTCCAGCGCGGCGCGTTCCGCCGGTGGCGGCTGGTGGCCGAGCAGCACGCTGATGAGCGTGTGCAGGAACAGCCCGCGGCGGGTCAGCGTGTCGGGACGCCGGTCGCCGGCCGGCAGGTCCAGGGGGTTGATCTTCACGCCGGGCAGACCCAACCGGACGATGCTGCCGCCGACCGCGTCGGCCAGGCGCAGGTACTCGTCCTCGGGGTCCACCACCGCGACCTGCACACCCTGGTAGAGGTTGCGCAGGACCTCCAGCTTCACGAAGTACGACTTCCCGGCCCCGGACCTCGCGAGGACGACCGAGTTGTGGTTCTCCTGCGCCCAGCGATCCCACCACACGATTCCCGAGCTGGCGGGGTTGACGCCGTAGAGGACACCGCCGGTGGCCGGCGGGTCGCCGGGCAGCGGCGCGGGCAGGTCCGGGCTCGACAACGGGAACGCGGCGGCGAGGGCCTGGGTGTCCATGGTGCGCAGCATCCGCAGCCCGTCCGTCGCCAGGGGCAGGGTGGTGGTCCAGCCGGGAAGCTGCCGCCAGGTCGCGGGCTGCACCTCCAACAGGGTCGACGCGGCGGCGGCCCGGACCTGCGCGCACGCCTGCATCAGTTCGTCTTCGGTGCGGGCGTGCACGGTCAGGTACAGGCCGACGCGGAACAGCTTCGCCGCGCCTCGAGCCAGCCGCTCGGCCAGGTCACCGGCGTCGTGCGCTGCTGCGTCGACGTAGGGGTCGGCCAGCTTGCCGCGTTCGGAGTCGGCCCGCCGCGACGACTCCAGCCGTGCGCGCTGCTTGCGCAGCCGGGACGCGGCGATCGGCGCCGGCAGCGGCTCGATGTGCACCGCGAGGTCGAGGCGGCCCGGCCAGGACAGCAGCGGCTCCAGCCACGCAGGTCCCACCTCGGCCGGGTAGCCGGTCACCACCAGGGTGGCGGCGTAGCCGTCGCCCACGCGCAGCCACCGGGGCGTGACCTCGACGGTGGCTGGCGCGACCGCCGACGCCAGCGAGCCCGGCCGCGGTGCGCCGTCGTCGCCGGACCGTCTCTTCCTGATCATGAGCTCTTCCTCCTGGTGCGGGTGCGGGTGGGTGCGGCGGCGGTGATGACGGCGTCGGGTGCGGCCAGGCCGCCGGGACGCGGCGGCCGGTACGGGTCGGCTGCGGAGGCCAGGGCGGCGGTGACCGCCGGGCCGTCCAGCACCCGTGGGGTCACTCCGAGGCCGGACAGGGCGCGGACGGTGTCGTCGGCGCGGCGCCGCGCGGCGTGGTGGCCGTGCTCGCCTGCGGCGGTGCGCGCGACGATGAGGATCTGCCGGCGCAGCGGGTCGCGGCGGGCGGCGAGGTCGCCGAGGAACTCGGCGTGGTCGGCGCACGCCGCTCGCAGTTGCGGGTGCGGCTGGGCGTGCGCGGCGGCGGCGAGGGCCCGGCTGTGGGAGGCCAGGTCGACCGGTTGCGCGGACACGACGATCTGCGTCGGGGTCGACAGGCTGTTGAGCCACCGACCCCAGCTGTCGATCAGCGCCGTCTGCTCGACGGGGGTGCGCAGCGCGAGGTTCACGGTGGTGGTGCCGACGATCGCCGCCCGGGCGCTACCGAGGCTGACCTCGCCGTCGTCGTCGATGGCGTCGGCGGGTAGCCGCAGCGGCGCCGGCAGCGGCACGCGGCCGCTCTTGGGGGTCTCGATCCAGTCCGGCGGTGCGCCGTCGGTGGAGGTGGCGGTGGACAGCGATCGGGGGGTGCGGGTGTGGCCGATGGCGTGCAGCAGCCACACATCCATGGACAGGCCGTCGCGGCGGCCGAGAGCCAGGCCGGTGACCAGCCCGCCGAGCACCACACCGGCACCGATGAGGACCGGCGCCGGCACGACGTCGTGCAGGGCGCGCCACGCGGCGTAGAAGCAGAGCGCGCCGGCGGCGACGATCGCCAGCTGGTGGAACGTCAGGCCGTAGGCGACCTTGTCGGGGGCGTCGACGTCGGCGGACATGCGTGCCCTCATCGGCGCTTCGGATTCGGGTCGGGTCATCTGATGGTCCTCCGGAGGGTGTTCAGGCCCGGGATGGTGCGGGCGATCTGCTGCACCACGACGACGCG
It includes:
- a CDS encoding helicase HerA domain-containing protein, coding for MLLSPAPGPTIGPGADPIPPPTGPASALVDAAVWATQRPWLAAVAAALLIAWIAARNLVEMWRHRHHARGARLVTIAPPPEVDPHSAPALWANLAGVLTPSRRRRLLHGAPHVVWQYTWTGRQLLISIWVPGSVPPGAVEAAVRAAWPGAATTTDDSPPPPIPLDARPAAGGHLLPVYAEWLPLATDHDTDPLRPLMAAGAQLTPGEHACVQILARPATPRRAARARRAAGRLRAGKSAVPAINPAAPVLWLLEAFLAGSGGTGRTAAPAARRDPTVDRDVRAILDKTAHPLWQTGIRYAVASTSRRPGADPRGRLRGIADTIASAFAIHTGRNRLTHRARMPAAVAVLAARRLGPGFLTSAPELAALAALPQDLAVPGLDRARAASMPAPVAVPGGGRGVKMLGDAEIGGHSVGLSVPDARYHMHVIGSTGSGKTTLLVNMALDDIKAGRGTVVIDPHGDLVLDILDRLPATVADRVVLFDPDQDNPPTLNPLEGDDPDLVVDNLVSIFGNIFAKAWGPRMDDVMRVACLTLLRHNNVTLQHIPPLLNSPQFRSAMTVDLDDPAGLSGFWQWYDSLNDSLRSQVIGPVLARLRAFLLRDFVKRTMRYPRSSFDMGRVLDGGVLLVRIPKGVLGEDTSRLLGSLVLAQVWQAATARAGVAPDRRRDASLIIDEAQNFLTLANSLDTMLAEARKYRLSLVLAHQDLAQFPRDLLAAASANARNKVYFTVAPEDARQLARHTLPELGEHDLAHLDAYTAAARLVVNGRQTPAFTMKTRPPRPVVGEATAIRQAAAAAVPSQDTSAVDDLVERLSRKPDDKRRSRPKGDRS
- a CDS encoding VirB4 family type IV secretion system protein, translating into MIRKRRSGDDGAPRPGSLASAVAPATVEVTPRWLRVGDGYAATLVVTGYPAEVGPAWLEPLLSWPGRLDLAVHIEPLPAPIAASRLRKQRARLESSRRADSERGKLADPYVDAAAHDAGDLAERLARGAAKLFRVGLYLTVHARTEDELMQACAQVRAAAASTLLEVQPATWRQLPGWTTTLPLATDGLRMLRTMDTQALAAAFPLSSPDLPAPLPGDPPATGGVLYGVNPASSGIVWWDRWAQENHNSVVLARSGAGKSYFVKLEVLRNLYQGVQVAVVDPEDEYLRLADAVGGSIVRLGLPGVKINPLDLPAGDRRPDTLTRRGLFLHTLISVLLGHQPPPAERAALDRAILATYRAAGITADPATHHRPAPLLRDLAETLRADDDPAAATLAARLAPWVQGSFADLFDAPTTQAPVGHLVVWSLRHLPDELRTVGTLLALDAIWRTVDAPHRPSRRRLVVVDEAWLLMRDGEGARFLFRMSKAARKRNAGLTVITQDAADVLGTDLGQAVVSNAATQVLLRQAPQAIDAVGEAFGLTDGERRLLLAARRGHGLLISGVSRTSFESISSDAEHALCTTDPAELDDLDEEEDDL
- a CDS encoding PrgI family protein; the encoded protein is MSADVDAPDKVAYGLTFHQLAIVAAGALCFYAAWRALHDVVPAPVLIGAGVVLGGLVTGLALGRRDGLSMDVWLLHAIGHTRTPRSLSTATSTDGAPPDWIETPKSGRVPLPAPLRLPADAIDDDGEVSLGSARAAIVGTTTVNLALRTPVEQTALIDSWGRWLNSLSTPTQIVVSAQPVDLASHSRALAAAAHAQPHPQLRAACADHAEFLGDLAARRDPLRRQILIVARTAAGEHGHHAARRRADDTVRALSGLGVTPRVLDGPAVTAALASAADPYRPPRPGGLAAPDAVITAAAPTRTRTRRKSS